The Limanda limanda chromosome 13, fLimLim1.1, whole genome shotgun sequence region TAACAAAATGtacttttgtgtatttaaactcAAGATCAATAAAATGTTGTAAAGCCATCTGCAGTTTTATTCATTTGACCTCAGTGTTTGTGAACGCTTGCTCCTTTAACAAATGTCTttagaaaacagtaaacacacatcTCTGATATAAAAGGATGGGAAAGATCAAATCAGCCGATGTGATCGTTTCACAGAAGAATCAGTGGCAGCGTTTATCTTCCACTTGTCAGAACAAAGCGCAAAAACACTTCGACATTTGGAAAAGATGTTACGAAGTTAGTCAATAACAAAATGTAGTTTGttaccaaggaggttattttcCGACTGGTCCAACAGATTCATATGAAACGAGAacagactgttgggcctcggagGTCTGAGCTCTACTGGGTCCTAGTCGTTCTTCTTCtcacatattttaaatgacCAATACAAAGTTCACAAGGCAGAAAAGATGAGTATTTCTGTTCATAttctacatttaaataaacactcATATCTTCGGATctattttttataatgaagaTTGTGGTTAATCTATAAAACATCAAGCCTTTGTAATATTTTTGTCATAAGTTTGATAACGCCATCTTCACAATCATTGAGAATGTttttcaatatataaatatttatctttatGTATTTTGGTATCTTCCCCCAAACCTTCACATCATTCTGACACGTTCTCTATCATCTTAGCGCTAAATAGATAATTGATAATTGCAGATTAATAGTCGGCTTGGTTTCATCCTTTTCACTCAAGTGTTTACTTTGGATTTTTATCAAATATGAGATACTGATACaagcatttatttatacagcgaTTAAACTGGAAGCAAAGAGAACAACTAATGTTCTGAAAACAAGTTTTTCATCAGCACAGATACAAAATgactgtttctttgtgtgttctgCTCTTTTAGAAACATAGGTGAGAGCCTCAGGGTTTATGGGTTAATTGTCTCTGATTCTCAGTCTGTCCCAGGACTTTTCATTTGGTGTAAtctgccccgcccccccccccctgcattcAGCTGCACATTGTCCTGCTAGTGTCTCCACATTAAGTCCAGCCTGCATCCCAGCAGGACTTTAAACCACGTCCGTCCCTTGGTTTCCTGGGACTTCAGCCATGTTCTGTGTCCTCTTTAAATCCACGAGCAGCCGGTGCAGAGGAGCTCCGAGGAATCTGGAGCCGGAGGTCAGCCAGAGGTCAACCAGAGGTCAGCCGGAGGGAATCTGCTGCTTGTGGAGCCACCgcttcttcagcttctctgcTTTGGCTCTTTCTTTAGAGGCTGGAAggtcagacagagaaacagataagttaataaactgaacaaagaagaagacaaaagaCGGAGTTCTTCTTCGTGTACGATACAACTGTCACAATATCACATTACAACGGTTACCATGGGCAACGATTTGAAAATTAATGATTTTATCAGTCGATTCCCTCTTTGATATTGTTAACTGTATATTTTATCTGATATTTGACTGATGGCGCCCTCACTTCCCTTTCATCCCCTGAACTCACCCCAGTCTTTCTTCACAAACTGCACGGCTGCACTTTTATTCCTCCCCTTCTTGTTCTGGAGGGAGAGCAGCTCGTTGTCTGAAAGCAGAAGAACAGAAGGTAAACACCTCCGGACCGAGAACGAGCTGGAAGTCAGACGGACACATGTGAATGTCGCCACCGCCGTCGCCGTGGGCAACCCAGGAGAACGGGCGCCGCAGTGGGACGAGACAGGACGTCACTGTAGCAAAGCTCAAATTGAGACAGGTCATCGTCTTTGCAGACTCCTGCCACAGAGTGTAGCCTGCAGGTTCTGTGTAAACCAGGTTTGTGTAACGTTATTTAATCATGAAGACATCATGTTtacttaattattatttttactttctcCTGTAACACgtgaaaaactaaatgaaatatcTTAATTTATCTGACGGCAAATTATAAAACTGAGTAACAAATATAAACGTATTTTTACGTGGCCTTTCAAAACCAGAGTTACAAGGTCCAGAGATATCACATGATAGAAAAGACAGATCATGCTCAGCaatgcaacaacacaaaaacgataacaaaataaaagtaaaaaaacgatggaaaataaatataaaagtgagtttttaaaccactttttaaaatagtttCATGTTTACAAAAACCTCAAGGTTTCGTGCAAACTTGGATCAAACCAGAACTTATTAATAGGGACTGTTTTCTCCGGTGTGACCTGTGGTCAGTGTCCTGGTGACGTGATGATTCTTACTTGTGGTTCTGCAGCTGCCGGGTCCGTAGAGCCGGGCCTGGATGAACAGCTCGGCCGCCTGCTGCTGGAAGGTCGCCGACGCCGGCTCCTTCACGGTCGTCACCTTGTAGTTTCCCTTCAGACTGACACATGGAAACAGGCCAAGTTCATCGGGAGCCGTTTGTCGCGTTCACACAagtgacacacaacacacattccTACCAGTGTTGCAACAACACACGCCATGCAGGCAGAGAAgatgcaggttgtgtgttttaaaccCGCTTTGTTAAAGTGTTATGAGAAAGGAAATGCACTCAATGAGTTTACCTCTGCAATGCACATCATTTCTTTGATTTCTGTATCtcactgaaatgtaaaaatgaagtttccttctgtgtgtttgtgtcttattGTCTGTGATGTGTGAACTAGTGTTGATTACTGATGTGATTCAGACTCAACCGGTCGGGACACAAGAGGAAACTCTCGGCCCCAAAAAGAGGgtttatttaagtttattttgtgttacTGTTCCTCACGCTCATCATTATTGCTGTTTCCCTGGTTACCGACATTGTAAGTCAGATGGAAACGTGTGAATGTCGCCTTCACCGTCGCCGTGGGCAACCCAGGAGAACGGGCGCCGCAGTGGGACGAGACAGGACGTCACTGTAGCAAAGCTCAAATTGAGGCAGGTCATGGTCTTTGCAGACTCCTGCCACAGAGTGTAGCCTGCAGGTTTCATATAAACTATGTTTGTCTAACGTAAGTCCGGCTCTGGGTATATTCTGAAACTCCGCCCCTATCTTATTTAATCATAAAGACATCATGTTTACTTATGTAGAACTTTtactttctattttttttatattctgtcGTCTTGGCTCCTGTAACACGTGAAAAACATCCCCCATCGAGGGACTAACAGAAATATATTatgattaaatgtttgtttacatACTTTCGTATATGCGCTAACTTcccgctcttcttcttcttctgctgcttcttcttcttctgttgcttttcctcctgctgctgctgctcttcacctGGAGAGAACGGGTTGAATTAAGAACATGAGTCAATCTGATCTGAAGCTtgttctgctgctttgtttaaAGTGAGTGAATTATGACCAGGGGGGGGGTATTCACCTTGGTTTTCAGACGGCTTCTGATTCCTgcgaaaaaaagacaattcaaatgtttaaaaggagaaggaaaaaagaaaagagcaaaacaaTAGGAAACTCACGGCTCCAAAAAGAGTTTATTTAAGCGtcacagagtttgtgtttctgtccctcACGATCATCATTATTGCTGTTTCCCTGGTTACGGACATGATTAGTCAGATGGAAACCTGTGAATGTTGCCGCCGCCGTCGCCGTGGGAAACCCAGGAGAACGGGCGCCGCAGTGGGACGAGACAGGACGTCACTGTAGCAAAGCTCAAATTGAGGCAGGTCATTGTCTTTGCAGACTCCTGCCACAGAGTGTAGCCTGCAGGTTCTGGATAAACCAGGTTTGTCCTACGTTAGTCCGGCTCTGGGTATATTCTGAAACTCCGCCCCCATCTTATTTAATCATGAAGACATCAGGTTAAGAGCAGCAGAATGAACCAAACCATCACAACTCACTTGGAAGTCGAGCCGTCGATCTTGTCCAACACGTCCGCCGGTAAGAGTCGTCGCTTCTGTGGGaatcagaagaaaaacaaaagcttttcaCCAGAGTTTAACAAATCTGGATCAAAAACTCACTATACGTTTTTTCCTACTACAGTTATTCTACGTATTTCGTGCCAAGACAGAGACGTCTGCTGAGTGGGCGGTTCTTCACATGTGGACCAGGACGAATTTGTGATGACAACAACTAAGAGAACTTGGTCCCAGACCGGGTCTGAGTGATCAGAACTCAGAACTGAACCCTTGTGATCGTATTGAAACGTTCTCATCTTTAGataatatcacatttattgGTATGGTAATGTCGGTATGCCCTCTAGTGGCCAGAGGGTAAAACAGTCACATGATGAATTTCATGAAGAGCTAGAACATCAGCAGCTCTCTAACTGACCTTCTGCTCCTGGAAcagctcctgtctcctcctcctcttctccttcagctgctccttctccctgcaacacaaaacaaatgctcAACTCACCTCCAACACAATGAATTACACTTGAAACTGGTATTTGTGGCAGtggactgtctgtgtgtggaatgtagtgacatctagtggtgaagtgtcacgttgcagctgaatatcCTGAACTTTAGACTATGCTAACCCGGGGTTTATCCACCTGGGTTATAGTTAGAGTTCCATCTCCCACCCAGAAGGTTTCTTCATCTCAATTAGAAGATGCTCCTTCAGCTGGAGATCCCAGGACCTGGACCCCCTTCCCACGTGGTCCTGGTGGGACCCTCAACCCAACACGAAGTGCACGGAGCTGATCTTTAAGGATCGAACCCCAGTTAAGAGACATTCCAGCACACCTGATCATTAGCAGGTTGTGTGTTGAGACTATGAAACTCCTGCGTGGTGATTGTTAGCATGAGCGCACAGAGACACGTTGTTGTGGATGTGGTTAGCCCTGTTAGCATAAAGCTAGCTAGCTACCTCCGGGCGCAGTCCAGCGCCTCCTTCACGCAGCGCAGCGCCGCCAGCTTCGACTCCTCGAACGTCATCTCGTCCGGAGCCTCGTCGTCACTGGAATCCACGAACAGACTCATGTTCTCCTCGGGATCTTCGTGTTTATCCGCCGTCTTGGACGAAGACGCCGTTTTCCCACGTTGCCTCGGCGCCATGTTGACTGTCTGTGCCGCCGGAAATGACGTGCGCCGGGCGGAAGCTTCTGCCACCCAGCGGCGAGGAGGAGGATCACAACACAAGGTGGCTTTTATTTAGAGAAGGCTGTCATCATATCATTCTTTATATTCATTATATTAACGAATTGAAGagtaattaattaaaaagtagaaatgaagaaaacaaaacaaaaaaaccaaATAATTTTCCCATGATGTATGAACAAACAACGAATGAATACaatatcataatcataataataagtattattatattacaattataataatattttaaaaaacgatAATGAGATGTTTTATGTAAATAATATTTGTGTATGGTGAACTTGACGTTGTTATTTGGCTTTATCTATAATCTCCATCTGTTATCGTGAATGCTGCACCTGTTTGTTTTGGTcgcactttattttgaaggccgtATCCGGGGAGCATTATAGTGACATCTTGTCTATAGCGGGTGTGGATCATAGGGTGTGGATCAGTAACGAGATCGGATAAAGGGACCGGATAACGGGATAACGGGATAACGGGACCGGATAACGGGATAACGGGATAACGGGACCGGATAACGGGACTCCGCCGCCATGCTCCGGCTGTCTCTCTTGCTCCTGGCCGC contains the following coding sequences:
- the nol7 gene encoding nucleolar protein 7, which encodes MAPRQRGKTASSSKTADKHEDPEENMSLFVDSSDDEAPDEMTFEESKLAALRCVKEALDCARREKEQLKEKRRRRQELFQEQKKRRLLPADVLDKIDGSTSKNQKPSENQGEEQQQQEEKQQKKKKQQKKKKSGKLAHIRNLKGNYKVTTVKEPASATFQQQAAELFIQARLYGPGSCRTTNNELLSLQNKKGRNKSAAVQFVKKDWASKERAKAEKLKKRWLHKQQIPSG